In Ptiloglossa arizonensis isolate GNS036 chromosome 6, iyPtiAriz1_principal, whole genome shotgun sequence, a single window of DNA contains:
- the LOC143148702 gene encoding uncharacterized protein LOC143148702, with protein sequence MSPNMIVILTLIGCAVALPIRPENNPDTVVGVLVHPIQLDGRSRDQSSPLAYAILFGDLSNPGDAPRASLVEKRDVKEDDDAEDLETAAGTYVLRPLFVYRQQLAYRERIREAIRHGYRF encoded by the exons ATG aGTCCCAACATGATCGTCATCCTGACGCTGATTGGCTGCGCAGTTGCGTTACCGATCAGACCCGAGAACAACCCCGATACCGTTGTCGGAGTTCTCGTCCATCCGATCCAACTCGATGGCCGGTCACGGGACCAATCGTCTCCGTTAGCGTACGCGATTCTCTTTGGTGATTTGAGCAACCCCGGGGACGCCCCTCGCGCCTCATTGGTCGAGAAACGCGACGTAAAGGAAGACGACGACGCGGAGGACTTGGAAACCGCGGCTGGCACCTACGTGCTTCGACCGCTGTTCGTTTACCGACAGCAATTGGCCTACAGGGAACGCATCAGGGAGGCGATTCGTCACGGTTATCGATTTTAA